tagggaattctaggagttgaaatctatgcatctgaagggcctcctacAATCCCCAGGATTCTCAGCAGGgtctgtgctggctggagaattctgggaactgaaggatTCCCATTTGAAGGGCTTCCAGATATGGGGAAGGTCTGAAAAGGCTGAGAAGAATTCAGTCTGAAAACAGGAATTTTGCACATGTTTAAAGAAACTCTCCACCTGCTATAAAGCTGTTAAAAGAGTCTTCCCCATGTCGGAGAAGAAAAATGCCTGGAATGcacatttcttttaatgtttttttttttttttgcttcttcggTTACAACTGTGTGAAGATTAAGAGTCACATTCATAACTCAGCACATGTCGGGCTTCAACGTAGTCATAGCTGGAACGGAGAGAGCCCCCAAGAGATTTCAACTGAGCTAAGGTGGCCCTCAAGACGAAAAAATATTGCATCCTTCAATTTTTGCAGAAGAAATCCTCTTTTCATACACACCCAGCCAGGTCCTAATGTGCTGGGCATGCCCACATCTTAAATCTCTCCAAAGCAACCTCAGACCTTACAGAATTATAACCCACAGCTTACAACCAGAGACAAGGAGATAAGAACACCACCAAATACAGTCCCTTTCCACCCATGAGAGAGAAGTCAAAGCTAGCTAACGATAACCCAGATGAAACATTTATTCCCTCTGCTTGGATTTCTGCCATCCTTCGCATTCTCTCTTTCCCATCACACAAGCCACTGGGGACAAAGGTCACTGACTTTCGCTAATGCTTGATAGCTGAGATGACAATCTGTAGGGCCATGGAGAAGCACGGAATCTGAGCCACGCTGTAGGCCACCGAGCGGATGGGGGCTCTCATCTGGAGGAGATACGCCGCGGTGTGAATCATCCGGCCGaggaagaaaatcagaaagtgGATCCGAGCCACGACCAGATTGGGGTGCAGGAAGCTATAGACTGACCCGATGAACAAAAACGGGTAGATGTTTTCCATATCGTTGCGGTGAGCTCTGGAGACACAGAAGAGGAACATGATCATGCTTATTCCTTTAGGGCGGACCACACCTGGGCTGCTGTGTACCTCTATGGGGCACCCTGTTTCCAGAAGAAGACTGACAGGTTAGAACCGATCCAGAGGAGGGTGACAAAGATGATGCAGAGACCTGAGGACGTGTTTTACGAGGACACGTTGGAGGACCTTGATCTTCAGTCTGGAGGAGAGAAGACTAAGAAGGGA
Above is a window of Candoia aspera isolate rCanAsp1 chromosome 16, rCanAsp1.hap2, whole genome shotgun sequence DNA encoding:
- the PTGES gene encoding prostaglandin E synthase, producing MENEVFASFVFFATLLILKMYAVAIITGQVRLRKKAFANPEDALRHGGLEFYREDPDVQRCLRAHRNDMENIYPFLFIGSVYSFLHPNLVVARIHFLIFFLGRMIHTAAYLLQMRAPIRSVAYSVAQIPCFSMALQIVISAIKH